One Bacillus alveayuensis DNA segment encodes these proteins:
- a CDS encoding ABC-2 type transport system ATP-binding protein (product_source=KO:K01990; cath_funfam=3.40.50.300; cog=COG1131; ko=KO:K01990; pfam=PF00005; smart=SM00382; superfamily=52540) — protein MIKVNNLKKSYRLEILKGVTFKLDSKKIYCLLGRNGAGKTTLMKILSGILTFDSGEIIVKDKQKLDELVYYVSEKPTFLEYLSGFDNLDFIQKIHKLNLSNNDLKKFVENMGIQSFMNELVINYSHGMKHQLALAAAFLKKPKILFLDEPLVSLDPINIAFFRDKIVRYAREGNTVLISTHMIPIAHKLADEILLLKDGQIHQFANNFNEKDLENYILQII, from the coding sequence TACTTTCAAATTAGATTCAAAAAAAATATATTGTCTTTTAGGACGCAATGGTGCTGGAAAAACTACACTGATGAAAATTTTGTCTGGGATTCTTACCTTTGATTCTGGTGAAATTATTGTAAAAGATAAACAAAAACTTGATGAGTTAGTTTACTACGTGTCTGAAAAACCAACTTTTCTTGAATATTTATCAGGGTTTGATAATTTGGATTTTATTCAAAAAATTCACAAACTTAATCTGTCTAATAATGATTTAAAAAAATTTGTCGAAAATATGGGTATTCAGTCTTTTATGAATGAATTAGTAATTAACTATTCCCACGGTATGAAGCATCAATTAGCATTAGCAGCTGCATTCTTAAAAAAACCAAAGATTTTGTTCTTAGATGAACCATTAGTTTCTCTAGATCCGATTAATATTGCTTTTTTTCGTGATAAAATAGTTCGTTATGCTAGAGAAGGAAATACTGTTTTAATTTCTACTCATATGATTCCAATTGCTCATAAACTTGCAGATGAAATACTATTGCTTAAAGATGGACAAATTCACCAATTTGCAAATAATTTTAATGAAAAAGATCTGGAAAATTATATTTTACAAATAATTTAA
- a CDS encoding putative NAD-dependent epimerase/dehydratase family protein (product_source=COG3367; cog=COG3367; pfam=PF07755; superfamily=52540), protein MKKYAVIYCENQYGSMDGKTANGLIRDSGLYEITAVIDSTKAGQDAGEVLDQKRNGIPICKDLQEAIASSKEKPTYFILGIAPAHAFLNQKERQVIMGAIKAGMNIINPLQEFLTEDEEMMTMAKRYGVEIRDIRKPRPKNEWTLFTGQILNVTTPIIAVLGTDGACGKRTTAMMIDKGLQEQGYKTAFIATGQTGLIQGASYGFSMDAFPLQYMIGELEREILRANEIEKPDIIIVEGQGALSHPAYVSSSGILKGARPKAVILQHPPKRNVLGDFPFLKMPAVQSEISLIEHFGQTKVIAITLNHEGMSDEELHNTIVEYEEKFQMPVTDVLKFGPEKVIHRLIEYFPSLQTNKQAGVAV, encoded by the coding sequence ATGAAGAAATATGCCGTCATTTATTGTGAAAATCAATATGGTTCCATGGATGGAAAAACGGCCAATGGGTTGATTCGGGACTCAGGCTTGTATGAGATTACAGCAGTGATTGACAGCACGAAAGCTGGTCAAGATGCCGGGGAGGTTTTAGATCAAAAACGAAACGGTATTCCGATTTGTAAAGACCTTCAAGAAGCGATTGCCTCATCTAAAGAAAAGCCTACCTACTTTATCCTAGGAATTGCTCCAGCTCATGCTTTTCTAAATCAAAAAGAACGACAAGTCATTATGGGTGCGATAAAAGCAGGGATGAATATTATTAACCCACTGCAAGAATTTCTTACAGAAGATGAAGAAATGATGACCATGGCGAAGCGGTATGGAGTCGAGATCCGAGATATTCGAAAGCCAAGACCTAAAAATGAATGGACGCTGTTTACTGGACAGATCTTGAATGTGACGACACCAATTATCGCTGTTCTTGGTACAGACGGGGCATGTGGAAAACGAACAACGGCGATGATGATCGATAAAGGGCTTCAAGAACAGGGATATAAAACAGCGTTTATCGCAACAGGACAAACAGGGCTTATTCAAGGGGCATCCTATGGATTTTCGATGGATGCATTCCCGCTTCAGTATATGATTGGTGAATTAGAACGAGAAATTTTAAGAGCAAATGAAATTGAAAAGCCTGATATCATCATTGTGGAAGGACAGGGAGCGTTAAGCCATCCCGCTTACGTAAGTTCAAGCGGCATTTTAAAAGGAGCAAGACCGAAAGCGGTCATTTTACAACACCCGCCAAAAAGAAACGTATTAGGGGATTTTCCTTTTTTGAAAATGCCAGCAGTCCAAAGTGAAATCAGCTTAATTGAACATTTCGGACAAACAAAAGTGATTGCCATTACGTTAAATCACGAAGGTATGTCAGACGAAGAATTACACAACACAATCGTAGAATATGAAGAAAAATTCCAAATGCCAGTCACAGACGTCTTAAAATTTGGACCTGAAAAAGTCATTCATCGACTCATTGAATATTTCCCTTCTTTACAAACGAACAAACAAGCAGGGGTGGCAGTATGA
- a CDS encoding putative amino acid racemase (product_source=COG3457; cath_funfam=3.20.20.10; cog=COG3457; pfam=PF01168; superfamily=51419): protein MRREMTPRVEIDLRKISHNARVLKKWYEEKGIQITGVVKGVSASIEIAKALIDSGITTLADTKISRIQKMKSSQLNATYLLLRTPALSEIDEVVRFADISMNTELEVIRALSKEAVKQNKVHSIILMVEMGDLREGIMPEDVPAFIEEVLKLPGIQIVGLATNFACFGGVIPTEQKMCEFSALAMKVQKQFSLIFPYISGGNSANYNWLKHTKDVGVINHLRLGESIFLGRETVNGTPIPGLYQDAFCLVAEIIESKYKPSVPFGEQRKNAFGEKVFFQDRGMMQRAIVGIGRQDVFVSGLTPLLPVEILGSSSDHIILDTKNIHLKPGDEIKFSLDYGALISAMTSPYVYKKYLHISEKDRCSKRRTKRITNISSGDTVNYLISFL from the coding sequence ATGAGGAGGGAAATGACTCCAAGGGTAGAAATTGATTTACGTAAAATTTCACATAATGCAAGAGTCTTAAAAAAATGGTATGAAGAGAAAGGAATTCAAATTACGGGAGTTGTCAAAGGAGTTAGCGCAAGCATAGAGATTGCCAAAGCGTTAATTGACAGCGGCATTACAACACTTGCCGATACAAAAATTTCTCGCATTCAAAAGATGAAATCATCTCAATTAAATGCTACATATTTATTATTACGCACTCCGGCACTAAGCGAAATCGATGAGGTCGTTCGCTTTGCTGATATAAGTATGAACACTGAACTTGAAGTTATTCGGGCTTTATCAAAGGAAGCAGTGAAGCAAAATAAGGTGCATTCCATTATATTGATGGTCGAAATGGGTGATTTACGTGAAGGGATCATGCCTGAAGACGTTCCCGCATTTATTGAGGAAGTTTTAAAATTGCCAGGAATTCAAATTGTCGGTCTTGCGACAAACTTTGCTTGTTTTGGTGGAGTCATACCAACAGAACAAAAGATGTGCGAATTTTCTGCTTTAGCAATGAAGGTACAAAAACAATTTTCCTTAATATTTCCATATATTTCAGGAGGAAATTCAGCCAACTACAATTGGTTAAAACATACAAAAGATGTTGGAGTAATAAATCACCTTCGCCTTGGAGAATCGATTTTCTTAGGAAGAGAAACCGTCAATGGAACACCTATTCCAGGTCTGTATCAAGATGCTTTTTGTCTAGTTGCAGAGATAATTGAATCGAAATATAAACCATCTGTGCCATTTGGAGAGCAAAGAAAAAATGCGTTTGGAGAAAAAGTTTTCTTTCAAGATCGCGGAATGATGCAACGAGCCATCGTCGGAATCGGGCGGCAAGACGTATTCGTAAGCGGACTAACTCCCTTACTTCCTGTTGAAATACTTGGTTCTAGCAGTGATCATATCATTCTTGATACGAAAAATATCCATTTAAAACCAGGTGATGAGATAAAATTTTCTCTTGATTATGGGGCTTTGATTTCAGCCATGACATCCCCATATGTTTACAAAAAGTATCTTCATATTTCTGAAAAAGATCGATGTTCTAAAAGAAGAACAAAAAGGATAACAAATATAAGTAGCGGTGACACAGTAAACTACCTCATTTCATTTTTGTAA
- a CDS encoding EmrB/QacA subfamily drug resistance transporter (product_source=TIGR00711; cath_funfam=1.20.1250.20; cog=COG0477; pfam=PF07690; superfamily=103473; tigrfam=TIGR00711; transmembrane_helix_parts=Inside_1_34,TMhelix_35_57,Outside_58_61,TMhelix_62_84,Inside_85_96,TMhelix_97_119,Outside_120_123,TMhelix_124_146,Inside_147_165,TMhelix_166_188,Outside_189_202,TMhelix_203_225,Inside_226_231,TMhelix_232_249,Outside_250_258,TMhelix_259_281,Inside_282_292,TMhelix_293_315,Outside_316_381,TMhelix_382_404,Inside_405_428): MIFRGLQGIGGGMLMPLTQTIIGDIFTAEQRAKWQGVFGAIFGLSSVIGPFIGGFLVDNISWHWIFLINVPFGLLSAILIFMGLKHEIIHRKEKTSIDFLGIFTLVPALILLLLALTFGGDKFAWNSLTSFLLFGGFLLLTILFIFVERKAQEPIIDLSLFKNRVFVTTNGLGFLLGLGMFGAIMFVPMFMQGILGVTPTQAGSTMTPMMISLIVASVIGGRLLLRLRYRTVLTIGMVITMIGFYLMSTMGIESKELTAYLYMIVMGLGMGLVMPTLMIAVQNEFPKSKLGAVTSASTFFRSIGGTIGITILNAIMNKTLQTNMSNVTENATNEAAVQILKKVGNETDTLFGLLINPDVLQVPNEIKQSVITSIQTAWSQSFTTVFLTGLIFIGIGVVVALSVGNGKIKRDHELKKNLQKEALGVNNQ, encoded by the coding sequence GTGATTTTCCGTGGCCTTCAAGGAATTGGCGGTGGAATGTTGATGCCATTAACCCAAACGATCATTGGAGACATTTTTACTGCTGAACAGCGCGCGAAATGGCAAGGTGTTTTTGGCGCAATTTTTGGATTAAGTTCTGTTATTGGACCTTTTATTGGTGGATTTTTAGTTGATAACATTAGTTGGCATTGGATTTTCTTAATTAATGTACCTTTTGGACTGTTATCTGCTATCTTAATTTTCATGGGATTAAAACACGAAATCATTCATCGAAAGGAAAAGACTAGCATTGACTTTCTCGGAATCTTTACGTTAGTCCCAGCCCTCATCTTATTATTGCTGGCACTAACGTTTGGTGGGGATAAATTTGCATGGAATTCCTTAACAAGTTTCCTTCTCTTCGGTGGTTTTCTACTCTTGACGATTTTGTTTATTTTCGTCGAACGTAAAGCTCAAGAACCGATTATAGACTTATCTTTATTTAAAAATCGTGTTTTCGTCACTACAAATGGATTAGGCTTTTTATTAGGTCTTGGGATGTTCGGAGCAATCATGTTTGTGCCTATGTTTATGCAAGGGATTTTAGGTGTGACACCTACTCAAGCAGGTTCCACAATGACACCGATGATGATTTCCTTAATTGTGGCAAGTGTTATTGGAGGAAGGTTATTATTACGACTTCGTTATCGTACTGTTTTAACGATCGGGATGGTAATTACCATGATAGGGTTTTACTTAATGAGTACGATGGGCATTGAGTCAAAAGAGTTAACCGCTTATCTCTATATGATTGTCATGGGCTTAGGTATGGGACTTGTCATGCCGACTTTAATGATTGCCGTTCAAAATGAATTTCCTAAATCAAAGCTTGGAGCAGTTACATCAGCTTCCACCTTTTTCCGTTCGATTGGGGGAACCATTGGGATTACGATTTTAAATGCGATTATGAACAAAACCCTACAAACGAATATGTCAAACGTTACAGAAAATGCAACAAACGAAGCAGCTGTTCAAATTTTAAAGAAAGTTGGAAATGAAACAGATACATTATTTGGACTACTGATCAATCCTGATGTTTTACAAGTCCCGAATGAGATAAAACAATCTGTTATTACATCCATTCAAACAGCATGGTCCCAATCTTTTACCACCGTATTTTTAACAGGACTTATTTTTATTGGTATAGGTGTTGTAGTCGCACTCTCCGTTGGGAATGGAAAAATTAAGCGTGATCATGAATTAAAGAAAAATTTACAAAAAGAGGCTTTAGGCGTAAATAATCAATAA
- a CDS encoding putative membrane protein YdbT with pleckstrin-like domain (product_source=COG3428; cog=COG3428; pfam=PF06713; superfamily=54001; transmembrane_helix_parts=Outside_1_9,TMhelix_10_29,Inside_30_41,TMhelix_42_61,Outside_62_128), whose protein sequence is MYFPAKKDIWFFFMFWGIIAFNILIYIFGKEPVGMQLITYKSLFGYIIGFMTIGVLLWIWFETGYKIEDGLLKIKYGPFRQSIKIKEIKKIRKVKSPFTSPSLSIHKLEILYSYYEFINTPQCLKGLQ, encoded by the coding sequence ATGTATTTTCCAGCAAAAAAAGACATTTGGTTTTTCTTCATGTTTTGGGGGATTATCGCTTTTAATATACTTATTTACATATTCGGGAAAGAGCCTGTCGGCATGCAATTGATAACTTATAAAAGTTTATTCGGATATATAATAGGTTTTATGACAATAGGAGTGCTTTTATGGATTTGGTTTGAAACCGGGTATAAGATTGAAGATGGGCTTTTAAAAATAAAATATGGTCCATTTAGACAATCCATTAAAATTAAAGAAATTAAAAAGATTCGTAAAGTTAAAAGTCCGTTTACATCACCTTCACTATCGATTCATAAGTTAGAAATCCTTTACAGTTATTATGAATTCATCAATACACCCCAATGTTTAAAAGGCTTGCAATGA